The genomic region CGGCCAGGACGACGGTAGGCGCAGACCTCCCCCACCGCCCCTGGCTCGGACCCCCGACCCAACTGCACTCGCCCCAACCCTCTTGCCCAGCTGGTTTCCCAGACCGGAAAGCTCCCACCCTCCAGGCTGGGCCGGGACCCCTCTTCCCATCCCGGCCCCCGAACTTGGCCCAAGCCTTGGTCCCCCGCGCCAGACGCAAAGTCCGCGCTGCGCCCCGGGTGGCCCCGCCGCCAGCAAGCGACCTGGCGGCTGTGTCCTGCCGCCTCCTCCGCGAAGCCCCTGATTGCCCAGCCCGCTCAGACCCAGGCCCAGACTCTCACTCACTCGCCCCGGGCGTGCGCAGCGCGTGGGGGTGGCCCAGGGCAGCGGGGGGCGGGCGCCGCGGAGCGCTGTGCGCGGGTGTCTGCGGGGAGCGCGCACGGCAAGTGAGCGGGGACCTCGGGGGAGCGGGGCTCCGCGTGGCAAGGGCGCAGTGTCCCCCGGAGAGAATTTCCCCGCAGAAGTGGCCGAGCTGCCTTCTCGGCTGGTACGTGAGGGAAGGGGGCACTTGGGGGCGCAAGCATGTGTCTGGGTGTCTACACCGAGCAGGGTGTTTGCGCACGTCCGGGTGTGAGTCGTGGGAGCCCGTGGCCCACACCAGCCTCCTGGGCTGACGCGGAAGAGAGCTCCTtcatcctgcctcagtttccttaggactcagagaaagggagaagaggcaGAAGGTGAGAGCCAGACGGCTGGAGTGTGGGTCTGGGGCAGTCAATTCCCTTTGGGGCCATTTCTTACCAAGCAGGGGTGGGGATGTGGGGTAAGGGGTTCCCTATTTCCCTGGGGAACCAGTGCAAGACAGGTGGGGTGCGGAGAAGAAAAAGTAATGGTGGGAGGAAcatcccccagccccactcctcTGCGGAGAGGCAGTCACTTTGTGAGGTTGGGTGGGGGACTACAGTCTGGGAAGCCAGAAAGTTGCAGTAGACCAGAGGGAGGGTGCTGTGGAGTCTTTGGCTCCCTCTGGGGCCCCAAGAACAAAGGAGCATATTTTGGAAGAGAACCCCCAGATCTGGGTATGCAAGAGCTGGAAAGAGACATTCAGAAAAAGATGATATAGAcaagcagagagggagagacaggcaGACATGGGGCAGATGGACAGGACCCATAGGGATCATCTTCTCCCAGCACCTGCTCTGAGCCACCTTTTGGGTGCTTCCCCCAGAGCCAGAGTCCCCTGCCTCCAGCCCTTCTTGCTAGTCATGCCCACCAGCTCTGAGCACCCAGTGTCCTGTGTAGCCTGCTCCATGGGCCTGCTCCCCCAAGGCAGCCACCCCATCACCCAGGCAGAGCTGGATTGTCCAGTCGAGGAAGGGAAGGACAGAGGACAGAGGTGCCGGCATGCAGCAGTGTTCACAGGGCTTCAAAAATAACCCAGAGGGGCCGGGCCACGATTCTGAGTCATCCATTGGGGACACGGCTCTGTCGGCACCTGCTGCTGTTTTCTCAGGAAAACTTAAGAAGCCAAAAAGGGGGAGAAGCACCAGCCGGCAGTAGCTCTAAAAATAGGCTGCATCTCAGGATGTTCCCCAGGGAGATGCTGAGCCTTTCGGCTGCAGATGGATCCTCTGGGAGgcaggtggtgggcgcctgtgggtgtgtatgcaggtgtgtgtgtgtgtgtgtgtgtgtgcatgggcatGTGTTTTGCTGTGGTCCTTTATGCAAACTTGGGTCTCCAACAGAGGGGTTTGTGTGTGAGGGAGCATATGTGTGTGTCAGATGTAGTCtgcagggctgtgtgtgtgtttgtacacaTGAATGTTCTGGGCCTGGCTGCTCTGTGTGCACAATGGAAGATCATAGAAAGATTAATGTGTTCATAGGAAGATCTCTATGGACTTGCAGGCACACACGTGGGGAGGGCAGCTGGGGGCAGTGCATGCACATGCTGTATTTATATTagtacatatgcatgcacacatgtgtgagtggccctcagttccctcatctgtgaaatggggatctTGCTGGTTCCTATTTCACAAGGTGGTTGTGAGAGGCAAATACATGTCACAGAGTCAAAGCTAGGTTGATgtgagtttttgttgttatttatcaCAAACACCAACACCAAATTGCCCAAGGCGCAGAAAGAGGTGAGATACTGATGGGGTCAGGTCAGAGACTTCAGATGTCTGGAGGTCTCCCTGTTGGGGAGACTTATTACTCTGAGCCACCCCGAGCCTGTAGCTGTTATGTTCCCTTCCGTACagtacctctctgggcctcctatCAGCACTGGAAGGTAAGTTTTAGCGAGACCATTTCACAGACAAAGAAACGGAGGCTGAAAGGGGAAATGGCAAAGCTGGGATTGGAACTCCAAGCTGTGCAGCTCCAATGCAGGGGCTCACCTCTGAAAGGATGCTGAAGAGACCATTCCCCTATGGGTGTCCTCGGCCTGAAGCCCAGAGATCCTGGCTGGCCTGAGTCCTtgccctcctccccacctgcaGGCCCCTCGCATTGGCACAAGCTGTATCCCATTGCCCAGGGAGATCGCCAATCACCCATCAATATCATCTCCAGCCAGGCTGTGTACTCTCCCAGCCTGCAACCACTGGAGCTTTCCTATGAGGCCTGCATGTCCCTCAGCATCACCAACAATGGCCACTCTGTCCAGGTAGACTTCAATGACAGCGATGACCGAACCGGTAAGTGGCCCCTGCCAAAGCCTGGCACCTGGCCCCTGGCCCCTTAGGGTCCTAACCTTGTGTTGGGCAGTCTCAGGAAGCATGCTATGGTGGGTAAGAAAGGTTCCTCCTCTCACCAGCTGTGAAGCCTTGGGCTGATCTTCAGTCTCCTTATGTATAAAGTGAGAGCAATAAGACCTACCCTCTTAGGTCATAgaggggaaaaatgaaaaaacccaGTAAGGTCGATAGatctggcacacagcagatgctCAGGAAATGctaatttctttccttcccttccttcccttccttgtgGTGCTACAGATCAGGTTTGTTTTCACTCTCTGCCCCATCACTGACCTGCCAAGCCTTCCTCCCTGTGTGATCTGGCCAAGCCcagcagggagagagaagggagctAAAATTTACATGCGCCAAACCCCCTGCTAAAGTCACAAGCCGCTCATTTATTCTTCTCAATAACCCATCTCTCAGATGGGCAAATAGAGGCTTGATGAGCTGGGGAGGGCCAGAAGCAGCCTGGTCCAGCCTGAaggtctctccctctctctccagttCACCTATGACTTCAAGGTCCAACCATCTTGGGCCAGTAAGAGGCCAGTGGGAATTCGTGGCAGCTCCTTCCAAGGCCTCTTTGCCCTGGGATTAGAGTCCAGGTTCTTTCATGATAAATTCCTAGGCAGGAGTGCTGTTCATTGAAGGGATTTTCGTCCTTATGACTGGGCCTTATGACTGGGTAGAGTGGTGGAATGGGGCGAGGAAGAAACCTACTAGAGTTTCTTGTGTAAGGAAGTATTAATAACTggttccttcctcctccttctcccctccccacaaaTACAATAAAAGCCCTCAAAGGAACTTAAGtttcaaatggaaaattaaaaggcaaagaggATGAAGGAAGCCAGACCTTTCATGAGAAGAGTGATCTTACTTAGTTCTGAGTTCCCTGGTAGGCtaggaaaaaacagaaagaggatTGATTATAGTTTTTGCTGCAAAAGAAAGGGAGTCTAGCAGATCCTCAGGAGAGAGACAAAGCATTTATTTCCTGGTACTGAATTCTAAGAAAAGCCTCTTACTCAGAGCTTTGGGGAGGGGGCATGGGGCTCTAGCTGACCCTAGATGATAGTTTGGCAAGGAACAGTTTTCATATGACTGTCCCTTCTAACAGCCTTCAGAGGGCACTGGGGGCTCAACTAAGAAATCAGTAGCTCAGTGAAGGCCACTGGGGTGGGAGAAGACACAGGGGGACATGCCTTTGGATTACTGATCTGGGGTGTTGCCTTCAGGCCTGGCTGGggctccctcccccacccagaaTGCCCAGGCCGGAGGGCGCAGGAAGCCAGTGAAAAGAGGAGTGAGATGGTGGGGCTCTGCCACTCACCCACTGTGGGTCACTCCAGAGGTCAGAAGGGTTGATGCCAGCAGAGTGCCAAACACACATTGAGTGCCCCGTGAATGGCAGCACATTCTGTGTGTGAACTGGGGGAGGAGGCTAAGGGGTCCAAGGTCAAGGGGTGTTACGGAGGGAGCTCCCTCTCCAGGAGCCCACACTATGGGGTCCCAGGTGAGGCATGCTTGGAGGGTGGCATCTGCAGACCTATCCAATTGCTTAGCCTGCAGGCTCAGCCGCTCCTGCTTCCAGGGATGGGGCAGCCTGATTAGGGCCCCGCCCACAGCTACTACTCCCAGACTCCTAGCCAGTGCCCAGGTCTTGCCTCTTTGATAAGACCGGGCAAGAAAGAGGGACTTCTGGACTGTCCTGTCCTCCTGCTTGAGGAGGCCACAGGGCCAAAGCCCTACCCTGGTCACCCATCATGGAAGGGACCAGGGGAACTCTGAGCCTGGGGTGTTATCTGATCCAGGAGCTCACATTCAAGCCTAGCTGGGGCTCCCTCCACCTCCAGATCCCTTTCAGCTGGAAATTCTATCAGTCCCAGGAGGCCTCGTGCATGGCCCCAGCTCACCGGATATCAAGGCAAGAAAGTTACAAAGCCAGCACAAGTGGGGCCCTCAGAAGAGGCCATTTCTGGGGGAGGCGGCACTGGAGGCACCTGGGCCTGTCCAGGAAGGTAGAGACCCTCAGGAGCTACCCTCCTCTTCTGGAAAAGCACAAAGTTTAAAGAAGTTTCAAGGTTCTAGGGAGGCAGTGTTGCCTGGTGATTAGTGGCTTGGGCTTTGGACATAAGAGATACTAGTTCATACCCTAGTTCAGtgccttgctgtgtgaccttgagcaaatgcCTCATCATCactgtgcctcagcttctcccTTTATAGAATATGGATAATAATAAGTTCTGTCCCTCATGGGCTACTATGCAGACTAAACAAAATAGTCTCTTCAACCTAGCTCTGGATCAGGGTTTCAGACATGGGAGGCCTAACTGTTAGCGGTAATGGGGGTCCTGGGAGGCAGGGTCCCACCCTCCATGGGAAATCGGGCAGGAGCGGGGAGGACAGCTAGATAGAGAGCTGTCCTCTGTCAGTCCCAGACCCTTCTGCCACCTGCCGGCTGTCAGGATTTCTGCCCTGGCCCAGCTCAAGGGACAGGGGTCTAGGGGGCAGTGGGGACCAACCCAAGCCCAGTCAGCCCAGtgaattttccaaatgaaaaatgtatcccacactttggaaggccgaggtgggcagatcacctaaggttgggagttcgaggccagcctggccaacatggtgaaactccctttctactaaaaatacaaaaaattagctggatgtggtggcaggtgcctgtaatcccagctacttgggaggctgaggcaggagaaatgcttgaacctgggaggtagaggttgcagtgagctgagattgtgccaccactgtactccagcctcggtgacagagcgagactccatctcaaaaaaaaaaaaaaaaaaaaggaaaaatgtatctcagctggcacagtggctcatgcctgtaatcccagcattttgggaggccaaggcaggaggattgcttgagcccatgagttcaagaccagcctggccaacatagagagaccccatctctacaaaaaataaacaaattagctaggtgtggtgccacatgcctatagtcccagctactcggggggccaagacaggaggatggcttgaggccaggaggttgaggctatcataagccatgtttgcaccatggcactccagcctgggcaacagagcgagaccctgactcaaaaaaaaaaaaatgtcccttTCCTGGGCTGCTGCCCTGGTCCTGGCACTGGGCTGTCGGTCCTCTCCTACTCATTGCCACTCGCCCCACTTCTACCCACAGTGGTGACTGGGGGCCCCCTGGAAGGGCCCTACCGCCTCAAGCAGTTTCACTTCCACTGGGGCAAGAAGCACGATGTGGGTTCTGAGCACACGGTGGACGGCAAGTCCTTCCCCAGCGAGGTACGGGCCCTCCTCCACTTGAATCCCTCTGCTACATGGGAAGGAACGCAGGCCTGGGTAGTCAGGGGCTTGAGGATGCCTGGGGTCGGGCCTtggagagggggaagaggagcaCCCGGGGCCTTTGGGAGAGATATTTTCTACCCACCCCCAGCACAGGGTCTTCCATCTGACCCTGTCCACTGCTATCCTTCCTGGTCTGTGCGTCCTGGAGTTTTCTGAAAGGCTACCCAGTCCCACTGCAGCCTTGCTGACAGCCCTTCAAGGGTTGAGCCCAGTATTCAAGACTGTGCATGAACTGATCTTGCCTGGCCTCATCCTTCCCCTCACCTCTTCATACACTGAGCTGCATGTGACGAATCCCCTGTCCACACCTGGCTCCTTCATACCACCAAGCTTTGCCTGTGCTGTTCTCTCTACCTGGAATGCCTTTCCCCAAGGCTTCCCTCTGATAACCCCCTGCTTATTCTCTGGACTCAGCTGTAGGCACCACCTCCTCAAGGAGGTGTCACGCTGGATGTTCATGATCGATTTCACAGCTCGTTCCCTGCAAGGCAGGGCTTGGGCCAGATTCCTCTTTGGGTCCCCCGGAGCCCAGAAAAGAATTGGGCCCAGAGTTGGGTGGATGCTACCTGTGACCCTCTGGGGCTCCCCTGGACCCCCCAGAATCCTAATCCTTGGAGGCTTGACAGCTTCCCCTTCCTGCAAAGAGgccaggggtctggtgggagtGAGGGGAGCCTGGCTCAGAGTTCCCATTGCCTCTGGGAGGCACGAAGCATTGGCCTGTTGTTGCCCCATAGCTGCATCTGGTTCACTGGAATGCCAAGAAGTACAGCACTTTTGGGGAGGCGGCCTCAGCACCTGATGGCCTGGCTGTGGTTGGTGTTTTCTTGGAGGTGAGTGGTGGTTTCCTGGGGCCTGGAGGGGCATGGGAGGCCTGGCACTGCCCCTAGTTCTAGAACACAGTGGGTTCTGGGCTCACACTGCCCTCTCCCTGACAGACAGGAGACGAGCACCCCAGCATGAATCGTCTGACAGATGCGCTCTACATGGTCCGGTTCAAGGTAAAGTCCATGCCCCTGACCCGAGCAGCCcgatggggagagaggaagaggctgGCTCACAAGTTGGGCCCTTCCAGTCCTTCATTCTGGGAGTAAACCCTTGCTGAGACCAAGGAGGAGGGTCAGCATCAGCAGGGCCCTGCACCTGATTCCTCATCGGGGTCAGCAGCCCCCTTGGGTGTCCAGCATGAAGCCCGGCTAGGTATAAAATTGATAAGATGCTTGTCACATTAATGGTGGTCTAATAGGCAATGTCATTGAGGGCAGCTGAAGGCAAGGGAGGGAAGATCGTGGCCAAATACCTCCAGGAGCCACAGCTTTTACATACAAGCAAACGGATGGAGAGGGCCCGGCTCAGGCTGGAAGATGGCATCTGGGATCACAGACATTTGCTCACAATTTGCATCAGTGGACACAGAGAGGCCTAAATCCTGCTGATAGAAATGGGTGGAgaatgccgggcatggtggctcatgcctgtaatcccagcactttgggaggccgaggcaggcggatcacttgaagtcaggagttcaagaccagcctggctaacatggtgaaaccctgtctctactaaacatacaaaaattagccaggtatggtggtgcatgcctacaatctcagctacttgggaggctgagagaggagaattgcttgaacccaagaggcagaggttgccgtgagccgagatcgtgccactgcactccagcctgggtgacagagtgagactccacctcaaaaaaaaagaaaaataaaaagaaagaaagaaagaaagagaggggggaaggaaggaaggaaggaagggaaaggaaggaaggaatgaagaaagaaagaaaagaaaagaaaaaataaaagaaaagaaaaacgaaaGAAAGAGATGGGTGGAGAAGTTGCTGGTTTGGTCCCAGGGGGAGGTCTGTGCTGATTCCTGGGTTCCTCCACCTTGTTCCAGGGCACCAAAGCCCAGTTCAGCTGCTTCAACCCCAAGTGCCTCCTGCCTGCCAGCCGGCACTACTGGACCTACCCGGGCTCTCTGACGACTCCCCCACTCAGTGAGAGTGTCACCTGGATTGTGCTCCGGGAGCCCATCTGCATCTCTGAAAGGCAGGTGAGTCCTCTCAGAGGACCAGATGGAGGGACATGGCACTCAGGGCTCACCCCAGGCAGTGTGACTCTCCAACTAGCACCCCACAGCCTGTGATCCCACCTTCAAGGTTCCTCCCCATTTTTTACTAATAAATGTATAGATTCTTGGTTGGGAGTTAGCTTGATTGTTAATCACCAGAACCTAGACACTGGCTGGGAGGGGGGATACGTGGATCCTGGGACCCCCACCCCCGCTACTGTGTTGGAATCTGAATGCTACATTTGCTGATAAGTCTTAGCTAAATGGGCTTGGAACTAGAACTAGGTAAAGCAGAGCCCAGACCCTTTAGTGAGTAAATAAATGAGGGTCCTGCAGAGAAAAATGAGTGGGGAAGAGTAGGGACAGACCctaagggaaggaggagggagggatagagcTGGCTGGGCAGGTATGCCAGATGATGCATCTGGGGTCATAGAGGACCACAGCACCCCCAATCTGCCCTGAGCATTCCTTCTGCTTCCTCAAGATGGGGAAGTTCCGGAGCCTGCTTTTTACCTCGGAGGACGATGAGAGGATCCACATGGTGAACAACTTCCGGCCACCACAGCCACTGAAGGGCCGCGTGGTGAAGGCCTCCTTCCGGGCCTGAGCTGCCCATCTGCCTAGCCGGCCACTAGGGCACCATCTTCCCAAGGGCTTCCATGTCAGCAGACACCAAACCATCTGAGGCTTCCTCCCTGGGGGGTGCTGGGGACCCTCCTTCAGCCAGTTTGCTCCTTGGTCACCCTGGAGGCTTCTGGATGGGACCCTTGAGTCTGGGGCACCCTTCAGCTGCCCTGGGGACAGGAAGGACAGGAGCTAAGCAGGGTCCAAGCCTGGGGCTGCCTCTGCTCTCCAAGACCCAAAGACCCCGGGAACCTCCTCTGGTCTTCCCCACTGGCAGTGGCAGCAGCCCCACCCCGAGCGCACACTGTGATGGAGGAGACTGAGCTCCCTAGGGCGGGCAGCTGACACTACCAGAGAGACTCAAGCAATAATTAGAGGTGGGCAGAGCTGCCCTCTCGGCATTACCTCTTCTGCAGGCTCTGCCATGCACGCACCTCACTGCCAGGCCATTAAAATCAGCACCCAGCATGCTGGAGGTGACGTGGCCTTCTCCCTCCAGCCACCTGCTGCCACGGGCAGGCCCTGGCTATAGCTTATACAGTATCTCCCCTTGTCCCCACCCAGTCACCAAAGCCACCTACATGACAGTCCATCcctgttgaattaataaattcatGTATCCATGCAACAAATACCAATTGAGTGCTTGTGCTGTCTCTAGTACCATCCTAGGCTTTGGAGAGCAATGGTGGTGAGTTAAGCACTATGCGTTGGGAGGGATATGAGTGGTGAGCAGGTGAGGGTTACACAAAGGGCAGGGAAGGGGCTATGGGAGCAGACGAGAGGGGAAGACCATGTCACtcagcaaagaaatgaaattctggtcaggcgtggtggctcacgcttacagtcccagcactttgggaggccaaagcagatggatcacttgagctcaggagttcgagaccagcctggccaactgctgaaaccccgtctctactaaaattacaaaaattagctgggtgatagtggtgtgcacctgtaatcccagctgctcaggagcctgaggcaggagaatcgcttgaacccaggaggcagaggttgcagtgagctgaggtcgcaccactgtaccccaggctgggcgacagagcaaggccctctcaaacagaaagaaaggaagaaatgaaattccAACCAGTATTCCAAATCAGATAGAAGGGAACAGCATGTTTGAGGCCAAGGGAAGGACAAGTGTGCAGGCTCAGAGGTGAGAGAGAGCCCAGTGTAGTTGTGGGGCTCAAAAGGCTCAAAGGGGCTAGAGCCCTGGGGGAAACCTGGGACCCCCTCCCCAGGCTGACGGGGAGCTACCAAGGGCTTATAGTAGaggaggggcagggccaggcctgcaAATGGGGAACATCCCTGAGGAATGCGGATGGGCAGGCAGGAATGGTGGCAGGGAGCAAGGGGTGGCCTGTGTCCAGGCGGGAGGGGACAGGGTGGAGGGAGGTGGAAGACAGAGGGCTGGATGAGAGAGATTTAGGAGGTGGTGCCCAAAAGACAGTGTTTGGCTGTTCAGGATAGagaggagaccagggcatatccCTGAGCAGAAAGTGGAGCGTTCATTTGCTCTGGGAACCCTACAGGGAGCTGGCCACATTGGACACGCAGCATTGTGGGGTCCTGGAAGGAAAATCTAAGGGGGCATGTGCCTTCAGGCCCAGGCCCTGCACACGCACAACTCCAAGAGggggttttttaattttatttatttatttatttatttatttatttatttatttttgagacggagtcttgctctgtagcccaggctgaagtgagtggcatgatctcagctcactgcaacctccgcctcccaggttcaagcaattctcctgcctcagcctcccaagtagctgggattacaggtgcacaccaccatgcccggccaatttttgtatttttagtagagatggggtttcaccatgttggtcaggctggtctcgaactcctgaccccaagtaatccacccacctgggcctcctaaagtgctgggattacaggtgtgagccaccgtgcctggccctagagtgcttttttttaaatgtgcatccTCACCCTAGTCCCTAGTCCAAGTCCAAAAAAGTGCCCAAGGGCAAGTTCACAGTTGGGCTTAGAGACCAAGTGATGATTGTGACCCAGATGAGacagcagcaggagcaggagaCAGACACTGGGGGTGCTGAGGAGTGAGGGGAGGTGAGAAACTGGGACCTCACATGTATAAGTTTAGTTGTGAAGGGGGAGAAAGGGACAGTGGAGGGGGCTGTGGGGAGACAGAATGTCCGAACACCCTTGGGAAGGAGGCCCCACTGCAGGGCCAGGAGGGGCTGGTGGTGCATGTCATCAGCTCACTTTGACCACAGCTCCTGTCAATGTCACTATACCAGAAGGGAACTCCCAGGCCACAGGGCACTTTTGGGTCTTAGATTAACTTTGACCTCAGTGATCTGGGGAAGGGAGAGGCTTGCTCTATGGACCCCCCTCCCACTCCcatgcttagggcaaacctgtcTCCGGAGTGGGGAGGAGTGGGGTGTACAGGAGGAGCAGGCCAAATAGAGAGTTACCCTGCAGGCGCCCCTGGCCTGATCTAGGTAGGGGCCATTTTCTCCCTCCACTTTTGAGGAGATGgtgaggagggggagagaggtgTCTGGAGGACAACATTTGCTCAGCTTGGAGGCACGCAGCTGTGGTAACAGGGAAGCAACGCCAGTAATGTTCCTGTTAAAGCAGGTAAAGGGCCTGAGGCAGACGTCCAGCTCTCCCTGTGATCCAAGAACTGCtgttaccccattttacagatgaggatgatgaggctcagggag from Pan troglodytes isolate AG18354 chromosome 18, NHGRI_mPanTro3-v2.0_pri, whole genome shotgun sequence harbors:
- the CA7 gene encoding carbonic anhydrase 7 isoform X1, which encodes MTGHHGWGYGQDDGPSHWHKLYPIAQGDRQSPINIISSQAVYSPSLQPLELSYEACMSLSITNNGHSVQVDFNDSDDRTVVTGGPLEGPYRLKQFHFHWGKKHDVGSEHTVDGKSFPSELHLVHWNAKKYSTFGEAASAPDGLAVVGVFLETGDEHPSMNRLTDALYMVRFKGTKAQFSCFNPKCLLPASRHYWTYPGSLTTPPLSESVTWIVLREPICISERQMGKFRSLLFTSEDDERIHMVNNFRPPQPLKGRVVKASFRA
- the CA7 gene encoding carbonic anhydrase 7 isoform X2, giving the protein MSLSITNNGHSVQVDFNDSDDRTVVTGGPLEGPYRLKQFHFHWGKKHDVGSEHTVDGKSFPSELHLVHWNAKKYSTFGEAASAPDGLAVVGVFLETGDEHPSMNRLTDALYMVRFKGTKAQFSCFNPKCLLPASRHYWTYPGSLTTPPLSESVTWIVLREPICISERQMGKFRSLLFTSEDDERIHMVNNFRPPQPLKGRVVKASFRA